From Drosophila yakuba strain Tai18E2 chromosome 2L, Prin_Dyak_Tai18E2_2.1, whole genome shotgun sequence, one genomic window encodes:
- the LOC6526500 gene encoding LOW QUALITY PROTEIN: odorant receptor 22c (The sequence of the model RefSeq protein was modified relative to this genomic sequence to represent the inferred CDS: inserted 1 base in 1 codon; deleted 2 bases in 1 codon) codes for MTDSGQPAIAGHFYRIPRFSGRIVGLWPQRIRSGGDGGRPWHAHLLFVFAFAVVLLGAAGEVSYGCVHLDNLVVALEAFCPGTTKAVCVLKLWVFFRSNRRWAELVQRLRVILWQSRRPEAQRMLVGLATTASRLSLLLLSSGTATNAAFNLQPLIMGLYRWIMQLPGHIELPFNIILPSFAVQPGLFPLTYVLLTASGACTVFAFSFVDGFFVCSCLYICGAFRLVQQDIRRIFADLHGDTVDVFTAQMNAEVRHRLAQVVERHNAIIDFCTDLTRQFTVIVLMHFLSAAFVLCSTILDIMLNTSSLSGLTYICYIIAALTQLFLYCFGGNHVSESSAAVADVLYDIEWYKCDARTRKVILMILRRSQRAKTIAVPFFTPSLPALRSVEWNGMRCVDYDNKCLCFCFRSPFXPSIADTQHSRLIYHAAEDVPVSPRGV; via the exons ATGACTGACAGCGGGCAGCCTGCCATTGCCGGCCACTTTTACCGGATTCCACGCTTCTCCGGCCGCATTGTCGGCCTCTGGCCGCAGAGGATCAGGAGCGGGGGCGATGGCGGTCGTCCTTGGCACGCCCACCTGCTCTTCGTGTTCGCCTTCGCGGTGGTGCTGTTGGGTGCGGCAGGTGAGGTGTCCTACGGCTGTGTCCACCTGGATAACCTGGTGGTGGCACTGGAGGCCTTCTGCCCCGGAACCACGAAGGCCGTCTGCGTTTTGAAGCTGTGGGTCTTCTTCCGCTCCAATCGCCGGTGGGCGGAGCTGGTGCAGCGCCTCAGGGTCATCTTGTGGCAATCGCGGCGGCCGGAGGCCCAAAGGATGCTGGTCGGACTGGCCACCACGGCCAGCAGACTCAGCCTGTTGCTGCTCAGTTCTGGCACGGCGACCAATGCCGCCTTCAATCTGCAACCGCTGATTATGGGTCTGTACCGCTGGATTATGCAACTGCCGGGTCACATCGAACTGCCCTTTAACATCAT ACTGCCCTCGTTTGCCGTGCAGCCAGGACTCTTTCCGCTCACCTACGTGCTGTTGACCGCTTCCGGTGCCTGCACCGTTTTCGCCTTCAGCTTCGTGGACGGATTCTTCGTCTGCTCGTGCCTCTACATCTGCGGTGCCTTCCGGCTGGTGCAGCAGGACATTCGCAGGATATTTGCCGATTTGCATGGCG ATACAGTCGATGTGTTCACGGCGCAGATGAACGCGGAGGTGCGGCACAGACTGGCCCAAGTTGTCGAGCGGCACAATGCGATTATCGATTTCTGCACGGACCTAACACGCCAGTTCACCGTTATCGTTTTAATGCATTTCCTGTCCGCCGCCTTCGTCCTCTGCTCGACCATCCTGGACATCATGTTG AACACGTCGTCGCTGAGCGGCTTAACCTACATCTGCTATATCATCGCGGCCCTAACGCAGCTATTCCTCTACTGCTTCGGAGGCAACCACGTCAGCGAGAGC AGTGCTGCTGTGGCGGACGTGCTGTACGACATTGAGTGGTACAAATGCGATGCGAGGACTAGGAAAGTGATTTTAATGATATTGCGGCGTTCGCAGCGGGCAAAAACAATTGCGGTGCCGTTTTTTACGCCCTCACTGCCAGCATTAAGATCTgta gaatggaatggcatGCGATGCGTTGATTATgataataaatgtttatgtttttgtttccgttccccct ccccttcgATTGCAGATACTCAGCACAGCCGGCTCATATATCACGCTGCTGAAGACGTTCCTGTAAgcccacgcggcgtatga